Proteins encoded in a region of the Actinomycetota bacterium genome:
- a CDS encoding chemotaxis protein CheW: MEEAIMEEAVIQESRQFVLFHLGDKEYGLPILCVQSVIRYEKPTPVPLAPSGVEGVINLRGQVIPIVDISMRLFAREFEPELRSRIVVAEGESGLVGLAVDSASEVVSILVSDIRPAPKEALSTEAVEAFEGVANFKDRLIFLLDLAKALPRPEFMTPRAEKGNGDV, encoded by the coding sequence GTGGAAGAGGCCATCATGGAAGAGGCCGTTATCCAGGAGAGCCGCCAGTTCGTCCTCTTCCATCTCGGTGACAAGGAGTACGGTCTGCCGATTCTCTGTGTCCAGAGCGTCATCCGTTACGAGAAGCCGACGCCTGTGCCACTTGCGCCCAGCGGTGTTGAGGGTGTGATCAACCTGCGTGGCCAGGTCATACCGATCGTCGACATCTCGATGCGGTTGTTCGCCCGGGAGTTTGAGCCCGAACTGAGGTCCCGGATCGTAGTAGCCGAAGGTGAGTCTGGTCTTGTCGGACTTGCAGTCGATTCCGCGAGCGAGGTCGTCAGTATCCTTGTGAGCGATATCCGGCCCGCACCGAAGGAGGCGCTCTCTACCGAGGCCGTCGAGGCTTTCGAGGGAGTCGCCAACTTCAAGGACCGGCTCATCTTCCTCCTCGATCTAGCGAAGGCTCTGCCGAGGCCCGAGTTCATGACCCCCAGGGCCGAGAAGGGGAACGGCGATGTCTAG
- a CDS encoding TetR/AcrR family transcriptional regulator C-terminal domain-containing protein — protein sequence MSAYARARGRKPRMTYDEIVGQALDLIDKQGLEALSMRRLGKQLGVDPMSIYHHIPNKSELLDAVIDSVMAQVDITVDDPSAPWEERVRRLATAYRDALAAHPNLIPAIAAGRARMFGGLAPAETLLSIFDAAGLPRSRWLIAMNAFSAWILGATTMELTTGRGAARVIVDWAVSVSHDDYPHVATAVATHHAEEPDAYFRYGVMTLIAGLAAIASGDEPNGK from the coding sequence GTGTCAGCGTATGCCCGCGCACGTGGCCGCAAGCCGCGCATGACCTACGACGAGATCGTCGGCCAGGCCCTCGATCTGATCGACAAGCAGGGCCTCGAGGCCCTCTCGATGCGCCGTCTCGGCAAGCAGCTCGGCGTCGATCCGATGAGCATCTACCACCACATCCCGAACAAGTCGGAACTGCTCGACGCCGTCATAGACTCGGTCATGGCTCAAGTGGATATCACCGTCGACGACCCCTCGGCTCCTTGGGAGGAACGCGTACGAAGACTCGCAACCGCGTACCGTGACGCACTGGCCGCCCACCCGAATCTCATCCCGGCGATCGCCGCGGGACGCGCCCGGATGTTCGGCGGCCTCGCGCCCGCCGAGACGCTGCTCAGCATCTTCGACGCCGCCGGGCTGCCCCGGTCCCGCTGGCTCATCGCGATGAACGCGTTCTCGGCGTGGATCCTCGGCGCGACAACGATGGAACTCACCACCGGCCGAGGAGCGGCTCGCGTCATCGTGGACTGGGCCGTGAGCGTTTCGCATGACGACTACCCGCACGTGGCCACGGCCGTCGCGACACATCACGCCGAGGAGCCGGATGCCTACTTCCGCTACGGCGTCATGACGCTCATCGCGGGACTCGCGGCGATCGCATCCGGCGACGAGCCGAACGGGAAGTAG